The nucleotide window GCATGGGGTAGTGCAGCATGTGCCAGAGAGATGCCACCTCCCCATTCACAGTTTGTGGGAAGATGTTCCCGTTCTGGTGCTCTGTCCCAGCGGGTGTTTTGAAATAGACAGGCAGACTGTCAAGTGACTGGGACATATGTTCATATCTGTAGAGACAGTATCTGTTAAGGATTAAAATGATATAATTGGATTAAATAGTAAATGTAGAAAAGTACTTGCTATTAAAACAAAGAGAAGTTATTTGTTCCTCTATCACACAAGATATTTTGTAccatagaaaggaaaaaaacaattttaattttaatttatttttacttaagaTTTACTTTCACTTTGCTGGACCACATGATTTCTTTGGGACATCTTTCCCATTGATCATGTCCTTgacatctgttaaaaaaaaagacacagaggtGGATTTAAGAACAATTATGTGTTGGTGGATCTGCTAAAGCTTGGTCAGAACATTTACTGATGTGCAGATGTATGTGTGTCCTTGCTAGCAAGTCCTGTCTTTCATTACTAACATGTCTATGCAGCTTTTGAGATTGAGCTGCCTGCTCACAGAGTGGGGAGAGTTAGTGACTGCTGGAACCTGATTGTGCCTTTGTAGAAACGCAATGGAAACCGATTTCAGAGCTGGTGGTACTCATGAATAATCCAACAGTGAAGGAGCTGGAGTACTTCTGAAATGTGCACTTTCCTATGCATTGCACTGAAATATGTCTCTTCAAAAGTACACTTCAGATTTCTGTATCTAGGGTAGTCAGTTTAAGATCCTTTTATAGTAACTGGAGAGTGGTAAGCAAATCTAGGGcacaattaatttcattttgatttaggTGTCTAAAACAGGTCAGATGAATCATGCCTCCATAAAGCTTTGCTTTTACCACTGACATTTTCATGTCTAATAGTTATAGACAGTTAATTCCATTGTGCCTGGCATGCAGAAATGCAAAGTGCTAATTTAATGATCTgagatattttaatgaaaaaggaacCACACCTACAGTCATTGATTAGTCTGGAACAGAAGGGGTAATACTCTCAATATGAATCTCAAATCAACATAGTTCGGAGGCAGCTGACAAACCACACACAACAAAAGTTGCTTCAAAGCATATGACAAAAAGGGGAAACCCCTTGGcttcttactgaagtcaagggcaaaaatatatatattggaGTGTAAGTTATTACAACTGTTATCACAACAAACCACTTCCTGTTCCTCTCTTCCCAATTCACTTGTCATTGGATGTATTGGACATGCCATACATTATGTTATACAGAACATCCTTTGGTGTGATTAACAGCACAACAGGGAGACTAGCTGATCACTTCACTCAATGACTCAAGTCCTTTAGAAAGACGTGTTCAGATTGGAAACATCTCTTCACACCTAATAACAAACTTGTGAGTGTAATCACCACTCAATGACTTTGCAATGAACTAATGGTTTCTTCttgtaatttttctgttcattggTGGTTCCTTTCCTCTGGTGAAGGATGCTGTCAGAAGGTTACCTTTATGGAATCGCCTACCTTTGTGAAGATCTCAACCCTGAGCTCTACAGCAAGAGATCAGCTGAGGAAGTGGTGTGTGAAATGAGGTCTATTAATTATTCTTCCACGGATGAAGGACAAGGAAAGAGCCTCCTTCAGAGATGCAGATCTGCTGGCAAGTGCATTTCCTCAGTCTGCTCTAGAGGTAGCAAGCACAGCAGAAGGCAGAAGGATAATCCCCTACAGCCTACACAGCACCACACGCCCTCAGGGCAGCCATCTCCAGCTATGCCTGTCTGTGAGGGGCTGACAAGAAAAGACACCTACCTGGTACCATCTTCCTGCAAAAGCATTTGCAAGAACTACAACGATTTGCATATAGCTGGGGACTACGTGGTGCCAATTAGCTCAGTCACGACAGATTTTACCTGTGACAGCGGCATAGGACCCTTCTTGGAGTCTTCAGAGATTCCTCCCCCCATGGAGTCTGTGAAGGTCCCTCCCTCCAGTGACACCAGCCGCAAGCCGGCCCAAGGCTACTCCTCATGCTGGAGGCTGGCGAGCTTAGCTGcccaccagcagcccctctctgacTCAGCCCTGAACGACTACCTTGAACAGAAGCTGGTGGAACTGTATAAGCAGTACATCATGGATAGCACAGCAAACAGGGCATCCCCCACTCAGATCCTGGCCTCGGAGCTTATCATGACTAACGTTGATCAAATCAGCATGCAGATATCACGGGAGAGGAATATGGAGACCACCAAGGCCAAAGACATTGTCATTAGCCGCTTCTTACAAATAGCCAGTGAGAAAATATCCTCAGAAATTAGCACACCTAGTCTGCATATTTCCCAATATAGCCACACTAATGCATAGTATTTGAATGTCTACCATTAGAAAGATTTTATGTTCTGCAAAGTCAAATTTAGTTTCTTAAGAcatttttctgcttcataaaaatgcatttaccCCCTACCACTTAAATTAAACCTTCAAGTACATATTAAATAGTAAAAATGTCTGTACTGTGCAGCCCCTGTTGTGGACTAGATgattttttggtttgggttttttttaaaaagttcttccCTAAAGGCTTATTTTAGTGAACCTCAGACATTAAaaaatttttgcagaaaaatgacTAAGAGCATATGACATTCTTCCAGGCGCTCAGGTGTTCACTTTCTTCCCCACGTGCTTGACATATCATTTCAACTTTCCTCTATCTGGAGTCTGCCATTCTACCTCTGGGTGAAGCGAAGACTTACACAAGCACAGTGATAGCAGGGCCACAGAAATACAGAACCAAGGATGTCATCTAGTTCATCTCTCTGTCCCAAACGGCTTTATTTATGACATCACTCACAGAAgtttttataatttgtttctaaAGATATTAAGGGGATAGACACGTTGCGATTTCTTCCATACTAACCCTAATTATTTAACTGATGTCTTCCTGTTCAAAAGTTACCATCCCTTTTTGTGAAGCACAAACTCTGATTTCAAACAGACTTCATCAGTAGGACCGTACGTGTATACCAGTGTGTTTTGCACTGAACGAACTATTACAGTGGACTCTGATGACCTGTGATCACAGACAGACACCACCTTTGCCAGCTACTTAGAGACCCACAGCTGTGGCGTAGTCATGTAGGGACAGTGATGATAATAAAGGGGGAAGAGGAACAAGAATTCACCTTTATTGAGAGAAttgcacactgaaaaaaaagggCTAATCCAAACCCCATTTGATAAATGCAAACAGTTCCTTTGAATGCAGAAGGAAAGCTGAAACAGACAGCTCAGCAGCATGGCTAACCACTTCTTCTGTTAGGATCATTGCTGTGTATCATAGGTCAAGGTCATTTAAACCTGATGTATTTCTAATAGGAAGgtccttttctgtaaaatttcactgattcttaaaaaagaagaaaaaaaaaaagctgccttgTGGCAAGGATGGTTACCTACTTTGAGCTTGTATAATGTATAACGTGTTGTCAATGCCAATATATCATTGGTTCAGTTTCTAAGTATCAGTATAATATAAATActaatttataataaatattcataaagTATTTTCATGTTATTGATTCCAGTGTCATTCTGgcctttgtgttctttttttatgAAAGGCATGcctttatttgtatttcaaaaaaaaaaagtaaggtaGTGAACATGTCAGTTTATTCTATTGCTGCTGTCTTTCCAGAGATTACTGGGATAGCTCAGTATATTTTCCTGCTTGTGCAGTGAAGGGGTATCCAAAAATCAGTTGTCATAAGAGCCTTTGATGTGTGAATCCAGAGACTGTACATCTGTTGCCATAGCAGCCTACCCAAATACTATTATTCAGCAATTCAAGATAGATAATTTCTGGTATATAATGTTTCTAGACTGTGATCAAATGCaatttacaaatagaaaaaaatgctatttttaggAGAAAATCACATTCATGGTAATGCATAGGCACACATGTGTGTTCTGCATGCAAAATCTATTACCAACAGACCTCTCAAATCTCTTGAAAGTCTCTCAGAATAAAAGGATGCACTGGAATCTATGAAAATGGTTTGCAGAGGACATCAAAGAGGAAAATATAGTAGTTTTTATTTCCTACAAATACAGATTCACGCTTTTCAAAACATGGGGTTTTCGTTCATGCCTGTTGACATTCAGATCACTGAATTTTAGTAGCAAAAGATGTAGTAGTAAGCAACTTGCAGAGTTGAATGCATAAATCAATACCCTCCCTGAAAGATCTGACACCTTCATGAGAAAACATAATCGATTCTTACACTCAACTCTACCCACTCCAAAGACTGTACCCTGtggaaacaaaacagcaatttATCATCTGTTACTCAGAAACCCAGATCTTGATTTTCCCTGAGTTGATAGGGCTGTGATGGAGACCGACAGGCAGCACCCGCTCACCCCAGTGGGAAACAGCAAGGGCAGCTGGAGAACAGGGGCTGACAGTCTGCCCAAACCCGTGTGAAAACGTCCTCACCTTTACTGGGCTCACTCCAGAGGTGCTGTGTCAGAGGGGTGCAACAAGAACTGGGGGATCAGCCCTCAGAGGATGGTGCTGTTATAGCAGTGCCCTACAGAGCAGTGGAGAAGACAGACAGACCTTAAATGCACAAAAGCATGGCTCGTGCCTATGGAGGGCATGTTTGATACTTACATTTGATTAATCAGTCAACTACAAATCATTCCATTCTCATGCAGCTTTCTTCCAAGCAAATCACTTAATATAATCATACCTACTTTCAAGTAAAGGTCTTATTTTAGATTGTCAGACTGACATGAATTTTATTCATGGAAGGGTCATAATTGTTGCAGAAGCTGATTTATTCCAGAAAGACAGCATCAACAGCTTCTTCCCCACAtatggttattttcttttccctgcctAAATATAAATCCCCATTTCATTTTGAGCCCTGCAGTGTACGTGCTTCTCACATAAATTACATACCAGCCACATCCCATTATCTGAAGCAGTACAAAGTAGCACTAGGATTTAAGGCAGTTTCTACATAAACAAACAACTATTTCTTACTTTCCACTGTGTTCAGCTGAAAGTGCATTTATATCTCTGTCCTTCCTCCATTTAAAACTAATCTTCCTCTGCACAGGTGCCTCTCTAGGCGTGGCTGTTTCCTGCTAAAAGCACTTGGATAGCAATTATGCTGCTATTACCATGAGTCAGGTTGTTATCTAAAGCGATTAtcatctctctccttctccctccctccccttctcttctgCCTCAGGGTCAAATGTTTAAAGAGAGAGATCCCAATTTTTTAGTAGCTCTGTTAAATAACTAATTTTTAGCCAGGGGCATATTGTTTCTTGACACGAGCTTATCAAAATGCTGATGGAGTCCCAGTGGCTGGGGAGAGCGTGTTGGAGAGTTTGAATTCTGCCCTCACAATACTTCCTAATAATATGGCGATTTTTATGTGACTAAGATCACTtaagaaggcaaagaaaattgTAAGGAATATTTCAGTAACTGGTTGTTATTTTGACCAACTGTCAAGAAACTGATCTCAGAAGGATAGTTTATAACCACCTTCCGCATACTCTAGCAGCTTCCTTAGGCATTTTTTACAGGACATATCACTGATTGCTGATATCATGATTATAGCAGCTAGGAGTTTTGTTGTTTATGTGTAGTGTAACTGTGCCCCCAAGAGTCTGAGCCCATCACTGTGGCAGATGAACACTACCTGTGTGCCCCCAGGAAGGCTGGGTGTGCAGTGTGACAAGAAAAATCCTTGGCAGGGGGagaaaagcaagggaaaaagatGTCAGATTTGTAGCTCCTGCATTTGGGTTTAACCCCTTTGTTGGCTCTGATTTCTTATCCATACAAAGAAGCAGTGGGTGGAAGAAAACGGGATATAAAGTGTAGGCTGGGCTTTGTGCTGAATGTGAAAGCAAGCATTACATGATCCGATCACTGTGTTCAGATGAAGTTAAAAAGCTAGGCacctaaaaatgaaataaattaaactcTGCAGCACTGACTCCAGCCAGGCATATTGCTGGGGTTTCACCTCAGGgaagctgctgcagggcaggagcaggctggaACCTCCCAGCACCAGTGGGTTTGATGGAGCGCTCCAAGCTTCAGCTCATTCCTTTTCTACTGTCTTCATTTGCTGAAGCAACAGGCAGCTATTGAGGACTATCCCTTCCCTGAGCTTCTTTCCATCATTACTTTCTCCCAGAGATAGGACCTGCTAAGGATGTAACCAGCTGCCAGTATAAAAAGCTTGGGCAGGAGAGGGGTAAAGGAACTGCAGGTTTTGTTACCATGTTTATCAGAATTGCTGTAAAATATCTTTGTTACTGGTGCAGACAGGGAAGGTATCCTGTGTTCTCCCAGCTTCAGGAGGGACAATTACCGATTTAGGGAGATCATCACATTACAGTCATGACTCACTACAGATTTTAAACCAATATCAAGATATGAAAGGCCTGCTGCACTTTTGCTAATCGATGAGGTTAGTAACTTGCCACACATCTAGCTAAATGCAGCCTGTATGCCTACCACAGCTGGTGTGTGTCCCCTTGGTGTCTCTGGGTTCACAGAGGCAACCTGTCTCTGACAGACTGATACAACAGCTACAGACAGTGCTCAGAAGGGGCAGGAATTTCTCCAGCTGCATTAATTGCAAACAGTGTGAACACAACAGGTGGCTTAAATCAGTGTATTGCCGGTGCAAATTGGCAGGGTTGGCCTCTGGTTGGTGGAGCCATGGCAGCTAACACAGGTTGAGACCTGGATCTCAAGCTCTGTTGTGCTGGGTAAGACCATTTACAGCTTAGAAATGTATAGCAAAAAATGACTAATGTGTAAAGGAACAGAATTTTAGGTCAAACCAAAATTGTTCTGTGCATTGCAGCATTACTTCTGCTTCTGCTGTATTGGGAAGAGCTGGCTTGCTGTCTCCCCAGCATTAATGCCAACAGGATTAGAATGGTTTTTCAGACTATTAAGCAGGCTTTCTAAAGGCTGAAGGGAACAACGTTCCTGAGGCTCATTCTCAGCCCTTTTTACCTCTAGGCAAATGTTGGATGAACTACCTTGCCTGAAGTGGAAATCCCCTCAAGGAATATTAGCAGTGCCTCATTTTGAGTTAATATCTGATTATTCCTGAACTCTGTGCTACCGTTCCCCACAGCGTTACCCTCCTGCTTTATCTTTTCAGAAGGCTGATCACTGCAGGCTCCTGGACTTCTGCCATCTCAAAACCTCCAGGACTCCCCTGAggtttccctccctcctcctgccatgCTACCCTCTGTTCGGTGGTTTTACATGCCGCACTTGGCCTGGTCCTGTGCTCTCTAACCTCTCCTTGGCCCTGTAACCCCCTTTGCAGAAGATGATCCTGACTCCCCTGACAATCAGGAGAAGGACCAGTAAGATGGCACAGCCGGACACTGATCATCTGGAGGGAAGCACTGACGAAGGGTGAGGATGATGGGGAGACTTCAGGAAGTCTGGCAGTCACTGCAGACTTCCCGTGGCCAAGGCGAGGGACCcctgcagaggcagaggaggcCCTTGCAGAGCAGGATTTGTGAAACCTGCTGGGAGACAGCGGGTAGCTGAGGAAAGAGGTTTCACAATTTTCCCAGTGAAGTCAAGTCTGAGGGGTGGCAGCGTTTCCAGCCACTCCCTGACTGGAAGAAGCGCCTCCATATTTAAAAGGCAGCAATGATCTCGCCAGCTCCACCCATGGCATTTTTCAAGTTTAAAGAGTTGTATCATCCGACATGGAGTTTCATTCCCTCCCTCTGCAGCCACAGCTGAACAGGAGACATGAGACATATGGCCAGACTGGTGCCCTGCCAGCTGCTCCAGGCAGCCAGCACGtgtgccagcatgggctcctgcTCCCCGAGGGTGACAGCAGGGACTGGAGGCTGGgttgctgctgccactgcagctggagcagcagcctCCCAGTCACTCTGCAACCCTCCACTGGACCTCTGTGCCGGCTGACTCAGCACTGACCGCCAGATATTTTGCTCCTTTGCTGAACTTTGCTTGCTAAACACGAAGTGGAATAGGAGAGCTCACTTAAGAGCAAACAATAGGAATGGAAGAGGCCTGAGGCACAGAGCCAGGCCATGCAGTGACTTTTTTCCGGATCCATTTTTGCGTAACCAGAGCTAAAACTATGagaataaaatcacagaatcacagaattgtctaggttggaaaagaccttgaagatcatccagtccaaccatcaacccaacattaacagttcccaactacaccatatccctcagcgctatgttgactctactcttaaacacctccagggatggggactccaccactgccctgggcagcccattccaaggcctaacaacccgttctgtaaagaaacgcttcctaatatctagtctaaacctttcctggtgcaacttgaggccattacctcttgtcctatcactcattacttggttaaagagactcatccccagttctctgcaactcctttcaggtagttgtagagggcgatgaggtctcccctcagcctcctcttctccagactaaacaaccccagttccctcagccgctcctcgtacaacatgtgctccagacccttcaccagcttcgttgcccttctttggacatgctgaCATCATAGACGGCAGAGTTGACTTTGGTATTTTCTTTGATGCAATTCTCCAGTTTTCATTTTTGCATGCAAACTCTCTGCTTGGAGGGTACAGATCCAGTAATCATTTGAACAGCACCATCTGAACAGAGGTGACATTCTAATGCATTTCTACATAGAAACTATTTATCAGAAGAAAGAAACATATTAAACATGTTAGAGATAGATAGGCTTAGCAACAGTAGGATCACCAGTTTTAAGAAAGAGAGGTTAGAGGTTGTCAGTTCCAGCACTTTAAACCAATTAATCTCAAGGTGTTATTGACCTATTTAGCAAAAGCTGGCTGAAGTGTCACTTCAGAAGCACAATGCTTGACTAAAGAGGTACAGctgagaggttaaaaaaaatatatatctactTTTCCATTAATAAGGTCATATTAAGAATACTCAGTCATGTTCTTTAAAGTCTGGAGAAATCAAGCAGAAATTTGATTATTTGATTATATGCATCTAGaacttattattttaaaaaagcatgatCTAACAGGTAGGGAAGGGTTAGTCTATCAGAAGACATTTTCCAAATATCAGCA belongs to Strix uralensis isolate ZFMK-TIS-50842 chromosome 2, bStrUra1, whole genome shotgun sequence and includes:
- the TASL gene encoding TLR adapter interacting with SLC15A4 on the lysosome, which produces MLSEGYLYGIAYLCEDLNPELYSKRSAEEVVCEMRSINYSSTDEGQGKSLLQRCRSAGKCISSVCSRGSKHSRRQKDNPLQPTQHHTPSGQPSPAMPVCEGLTRKDTYLVPSSCKSICKNYNDLHIAGDYVVPISSVTTDFTCDSGIGPFLESSEIPPPMESVKVPPSSDTSRKPAQGYSSCWRLASLAAHQQPLSDSALNDYLEQKLVELYKQYIMDSTANRASPTQILASELIMTNVDQISMQISRERNMETTKAKDIVISRFLQIASEKISSEISTPSLHISQYSHTNA